The Opitutales bacterium ASA1 genome window below encodes:
- a CDS encoding aspartate 1-decarboxylase, translated as MIVVGSSSSESLAMRVTLLKAKLHRATVTGADLDYEGSIAIGPELIEAAGLLPFERVDVYNVTTGARFSTYVIIGTERGQIMLNGAAARLVQRGDEVIIAAYAEFEPEEARRYRPTVVLLDRENRPLEAASAGVSHDSGAN; from the coding sequence GTGATCGTCGTCGGCTCTTCGTCTTCCGAATCTCTCGCCATGCGCGTAACACTTCTCAAAGCCAAGCTCCACCGAGCCACCGTGACCGGTGCGGATCTCGACTACGAGGGCTCGATCGCGATCGGACCCGAATTGATCGAGGCGGCTGGTCTCCTGCCTTTCGAACGGGTGGACGTGTACAACGTAACCACCGGTGCTCGCTTCTCGACCTACGTGATCATCGGGACCGAGCGTGGCCAGATCATGCTCAACGGTGCGGCCGCGCGTCTGGTGCAACGCGGAGACGAAGTCATCATCGCGGCCTACGCGGAATTCGAACCGGAGGAGGCGCGGAGGTACAGGCCGACGGTGGTGTTGCTGGACCGAGAGAACCGTCCGCTCGAGGCGGCTTCGGCGGGCGTTTCGCACGATTCGGGCGCGAATTGA
- a CDS encoding type III pantothenate kinase, producing MQLCLDVGNSTVHGGIYEADTLRLQFRRGTHPIGSSDELGLFLRGVLRENGLDPAAVASVAICSVVPSVVYPLRAACVKYFGLEPFLLQPGVKTGLKIKYRNPLEVGADRIANAVAAVHLFPGREMLVVDCGTATTFDVVTSARDYLGGCILPGLGISVEALAGKTARLPTVEITRPEHVLGRSTIESIQSGVFFAQLGGIRELTERLADEVFEGREPFVIGTGGFSRLFEREEVFDEIVPDLVLRGLRLASLLNPPMPAVSPV from the coding sequence ATGCAACTCTGTCTCGACGTAGGCAACAGCACCGTCCACGGCGGTATCTACGAAGCGGATACACTTCGCCTCCAATTCCGACGCGGGACGCATCCGATCGGTTCGTCGGACGAGCTCGGTCTCTTTCTGCGCGGAGTGCTCCGAGAGAACGGTCTCGATCCCGCCGCCGTCGCTTCGGTGGCGATCTGCTCGGTCGTGCCTTCGGTGGTGTATCCGTTGCGGGCGGCGTGCGTGAAGTACTTCGGCCTCGAGCCGTTCCTGCTGCAGCCCGGAGTGAAGACGGGTTTGAAGATCAAGTACCGCAATCCGCTCGAAGTGGGCGCGGACCGCATCGCCAACGCCGTCGCCGCCGTACACCTGTTTCCCGGCCGCGAGATGCTGGTGGTCGATTGCGGCACCGCCACGACCTTCGACGTCGTCACCTCGGCGCGCGATTACCTCGGCGGTTGTATCCTCCCGGGCCTGGGGATTTCTGTCGAGGCGCTCGCGGGCAAGACGGCGCGCCTGCCGACCGTGGAGATCACGCGTCCGGAACACGTCCTCGGGCGCAGTACGATCGAGAGCATCCAGTCGGGCGTGTTTTTCGCGCAACTCGGCGGCATCCGCGAACTGACCGAGCGGTTGGCCGACGAGGTGTTCGAGGGTCGCGAGCCCTTCGTCATAGGCACCGGCGGCTTCAGCCGGTTGTTCGAGCGCGAGGAGGTTTTCGACGAGATCGTACCCGACCTCGTGTTGCGTGGTCTGCGTCTGGCCTCGTTGCTCAATCCACCCATGCCGGCGGTATCGCCCGTGTGA
- the coaBC gene encoding bifunctional phosphopantothenoylcysteine decarboxylase/phosphopantothenate--cysteine ligase CoaBC — protein MSPSNILFEVSGSIAAWKACAVISKLVQDGHAVQVVATASALRFVGVATLEGLTGRPVRSDMWEQGAAMEHINLVKWADVVVLCPATANTINRLAAGAGDDLVSTLFLAHDRSKPYLVAPAMNPAMWAHPATRASVDRLKSWGVEFLPVARGRMACGDEGEGRLIEPDDILAAIRARLATKRSAVSVAEASVPTRGRRIRILLTSGGTEEPIDGVRSLGNFSTGRTGALLAAHFAAHGHEVVLLRARRAAAAPAGVREELFGGFGELEAALRRLLAEERFDAVVHAAAVGDYSVASVEVDGEETARPGGKIDSGRDVVIRLRPNPKLVDRLREWSADPALRVVAFKLTRGAARAAREAAVATLFAHSGADFVVHNDLEEQGADPDSFPAVVHLADGGRTPVPTRIRLAETLHRLIVGEPPTTAEPETSCNSVST, from the coding sequence ATGTCCCCATCCAACATTCTCTTTGAGGTCTCCGGGTCGATCGCGGCGTGGAAGGCGTGCGCCGTGATTTCGAAACTCGTGCAAGACGGCCACGCGGTGCAGGTCGTGGCCACGGCTTCGGCACTGCGCTTCGTCGGCGTCGCCACGTTGGAAGGGCTCACCGGACGGCCGGTCCGCTCGGACATGTGGGAACAGGGGGCGGCGATGGAGCACATCAACCTCGTGAAGTGGGCCGACGTCGTCGTGCTGTGCCCGGCGACGGCGAACACGATCAATCGCCTCGCCGCCGGAGCCGGCGACGATCTCGTCTCGACGCTGTTTCTCGCGCACGACCGGAGCAAGCCGTACCTCGTTGCGCCGGCCATGAACCCCGCGATGTGGGCTCATCCGGCCACGCGCGCCTCGGTCGATCGGTTGAAGAGTTGGGGCGTCGAGTTCCTGCCGGTGGCACGTGGACGGATGGCGTGCGGCGACGAGGGCGAGGGGCGATTGATCGAACCCGACGACATTCTCGCCGCGATCCGTGCTCGACTCGCGACGAAGCGATCGGCCGTGTCCGTCGCCGAGGCGAGCGTTCCGACCCGCGGCCGACGTATCCGTATTTTGCTGACATCCGGCGGCACGGAAGAGCCGATCGACGGCGTGCGCTCGCTGGGCAACTTCAGCACGGGCCGCACCGGAGCACTTCTCGCGGCGCACTTCGCCGCGCACGGCCACGAGGTCGTTCTCTTGCGCGCGCGTCGTGCCGCAGCGGCGCCGGCGGGCGTGCGCGAGGAACTCTTCGGCGGCTTCGGTGAACTGGAGGCGGCGTTGCGTCGGTTGCTCGCGGAGGAACGCTTCGATGCCGTCGTACACGCCGCGGCGGTGGGCGACTACTCGGTCGCGTCGGTCGAAGTGGACGGCGAGGAGACGGCGAGGCCGGGCGGAAAGATCGACTCCGGCCGCGACGTCGTGATCCGTCTGCGACCCAATCCCAAGCTCGTCGATCGGCTCCGCGAATGGAGCGCCGATCCGGCTTTGCGGGTCGTCGCCTTCAAGCTCACTCGCGGTGCGGCCCGCGCGGCGCGCGAGGCGGCGGTGGCGACGTTGTTCGCGCATTCCGGCGCGGACTTCGTCGTGCACAACGATCTCGAGGAACAGGGCGCCGATCCCGACTCCTTTCCGGCCGTCGTCCACCTCGCCGACGGTGGGCGGACTCCGGTCCCCACGCGTATCCGCCTCGCGGAGACGCTCCATCGCTTGATCGTCGGCGAACCTCCGACGACCGCGGAACCCGAAACGTCATGCAACTCTGTCTCGACGTAG